The following are encoded in a window of Rosa chinensis cultivar Old Blush chromosome 4, RchiOBHm-V2, whole genome shotgun sequence genomic DNA:
- the LOC112199669 gene encoding protein FAR1-RELATED SEQUENCE 11 codes for MDDLSQDDTGTIEEMAEDSILSRQTSVNLVPFVGQRFVSQDAAYEFYCGFAKQCGFSIRRHRTRGKDGVGRGVTRRDFTCHRGGYPQMKPAEDGKMQRNRKSSRCGCQAYMRIVKRADFDVPEWRITGFSNVHNHELLKSNEVSLLPAYCSISPDDKSRICMYAKAGMSVRQMLRLLELEKGVKLGCLTFTEIDVRNLLQSFRNVNRDNDAIDLIAMCKKMKDENPHFKYDFKIDGHNRLEHIAWSYGSSIQLYEEFGDAVVFDTTYRLDAYDMLLGIWLGVDNHGMTCFFGCVLLRDENMQSFFWALKTFWGFMKGKTPQTILTDHNMWLKEAIAVVMPQTRHAFCIWYIVEKFSEWFSPLLGSQYDDWKADFDQLYNLQSVEDFEERWTEMVDRYGLRANKHVISLYALRSFWALAYMRPYFFAGMTSTCHSDSINAFIQRFLSAVSQLDRFVEQAADIVNYSDRAGAKQKLQQKLQRVCLKTGSPIESHAASVLTPHAFGKLQEELVLAPQYASLPVDESFFQVRHHTQADGGCKVIWVPSQEHISCSCCEFEFTGILCRHILRVLSNNNCFRIPDQYLPIRWCGVSSSSTNTFQTAKDKSEKIQLLESMASTLVAESVETEERLDVAYEQIAVVLSRVKDIPSTTRKANVGASNCPPDLMTLPEVEVDNGDVRFTIGNSHESVSSGKLKERRPKETVESNRKRTRHCAGPCCLSVQ; via the exons ATGGACGATTTATCTCAAGATGATACTGGCACAATAGAGGAAATGGCCGAGGACTCGATTCTGTCGCGACAGACTTCTGTGAATCTTGTTCCCTTTGTTGGCCAGAGATTTGTTTCCCAAGATGCTGCTTATGAATTTTATTGTGGTTTTGCAAAACAATGTGGTTTTTCGATTAGACGTCACCGTACTAGAGGCAAGGATGGTGTTGGCCGGGGAGTGACAAGAAGAGATTTCACTTGTCATCGTGGTGGATACCCACAGATGAAGCCAGCTGAAGATGGAAAGATGCAAAGAAATCGCAAGTCGTCACGCTGTGGTTGTCAAGCATATATGCGCATTGTCAAGCGGGCAGACTTTGATGTCCCTGAATGGCGTATTACAGGCTTTAGCAACGTCCATAACCATGAACTTTTGAAATCCAATGAAGTGAGTCTCCTTCCTGCCTACTGTTCCATATCTCCAGATGACAAGAGTCGGATTTGCATGTATGCAAAAGCTGGGATGTCAGTGCGACAAATGTTAAGATTGTTGGAGCTGGAGAAAGGTGTTAAACTAGGTTGTTTAACATTTACAGAGATAGACGTGAGAAACCTACTGCAGTCTTTTAGAAATGTTAATAGAGATAATGATGCCATTGATCTTATAGCAATGTGCAAAAAGATGAAAGATGAAAACCCTCATTTCAAGTATGACTTCAAAATAGATGGTCATAATAGGCTGGAGCATATTGCTTGGTCTTATGGTTCATCTATTCAATTATATGAGGAATTTGGAGACGCAGTGGTTTTTGACACAACTTATCGTTTGGATGCTTATGATATGCTGCTAGGCATTTGGCTTGGAGTGGATAACCATGGAATGACTTGTTTCTTCGGGTGCGTGCTTCTGCGGGATGAAAATATGCAGTCATTTTTCTGGGCATTGAAG ACATTTTGGGGGTTCATGAAAGGAAAGACTCCACAGACAATATTAACCGACCATAACATGTGGCTGAAAGAAGCTATTGCTGTCGTCATGCCTCAAACAAGACACGCCTTTTGCATATGGTACATTGTTGAAAAGTTCTCGGAGTGGTTTTCTCCACTTCTTGGGTCACAATATGATGATTGGAAAGCCGACTTTGATCAACTCTACAATCTGCAGTCAGTAGAGGATTTTGAGGAAAGATGGACGGAAATGGTTGATAGATATGGACTGCGTGCAAATAAGCATGTAATCAGCTTATATGCGCTGCGGTCGTTTTGGGCTTTAGCATATATGAGGCCTTACTTTTTTGCTGGAATGACGAGTACATGTCACTCGGATTCAATTAATGCTTTCATCCAACGTTTTTTGAGTGCAGTGTCTCAACTAGATCGTTTTGTAGAGCAA GCAGCTGATATTGTTAATTATAGTGATCGGGCTGGGGCAAAGCAAAAGTTGCAACAGAAGCTGCAGAGAGTATGCCTTAAAACAGGTTCACCAATTGAATCGCATGCTGCCTCTGTTCTTACTCCTCATGCGTTTGGAAAACTTCAAGAGGAACTTGTATTGGCTCCACAATATGCATCTCTTCCAGTAGATGAAAGTTTTTTCCAGGTCCGGCACCATACTCAGGCAGATGGAGGCTGCAAAGTGATTTGGGTTCCAAGTCAGGAGCACATCAGCTGTAGCTGTTGTGAGTTCGAGTTCACAGGCATCCTCTGCAGGCACATTCTTCGTGTCTTGTCAAATAATAATTGTTTTCGTATTCCAGACCAATATCTACCCATCCGCTGGTGTGGTGTCAGTTCATCTTCCACTAACACCTTTCAGACTGCTAAAGACAAGTCTGAGAAGATTCAACTATTGGAGTCCATGGCTTCAACACTTGTTGCTGAATCAGTTGAAACAGAGGAGCGCCTTGATGTTGCATATGAGCAAATTGCAGTGGTATTATCACGTGTAAAAGACATTCCTAGTACAACACGTAAGGCAAATGTAGGAGCCTCTAATTGTCCACCTGATTTAATGACTCTACCGGAGGTGGAAGTTGACAATGGAGATGTTCGTTTTACAATTGGAAACTCTCATGAATCTGTTTCTTCAGGAAAGCTTAAAGAGAGAAGACCA